The DNA segment CATCTTACTGTCTGTGGTGTTACTATGTCGCCTGCACTCAGTGACTGACACGGCGAAGCGAAGCGGCATCGCCCCGATTCTCTTGCTGTTGATGGGCATTATCGGGCTGTTTGGGCTGAGCTTTGTTTACCTTATCGAGCAAAACGAAATCCTTTGCGTGGTGCGACGTGCCCTGTGGGGGGTGTTCTTTTCCCTCTGTTTTTCCTGCATGTTGGCCCAGGGTGTGAGGCTACGCAGGCTCGCGCAGGAGTCTCGCAGCCCCAGCGGGTGTGCTCTGGCCGGGCTAGCACTTGGGCTGATGGCAGTGCAAGGCATCATCGCCACTGAGTGGCTTCTTCTAACAGTGCTGCGTGAGGGTCACCCTGCTTGCCAGTACCAGCCACTGGACTTTGCACTTGCTTGTTCCTACGTGCTAGCGCTCCTGTTGGCCGCTCTCATAACTGCATCTTTAGCATTGTGTGGGGAGATGCGACAGTGGCGCTGTAATGCTGTGTGGCTGCTGGTCTCCTGCTTGCTGTCCGGTCTTCTGTGGGTGGCTTGGGTTGGCTTCTATATCTACGGAAACCAAGTGCTCATGAAGTCTCCAGAATGGGATGACCCAGTGCTGGCTGTGGCGCTAGTGGCACAGGGTTGGTTGTTGTTGCTGTTCCATGCGGTTCCTGAAGCTCATACCTGCATGCAATCTCCACCTCAGCCTTCAGCTCCAGACTACTTTGACACATCCCAGAACTCCACATGCATGCGGGAGGCCAGCCTTGATGGAGACATCCCACTTTCACACAGGCAGTTTGTGGAGAACCAGGGATATGCTTTCGATGAAAACACTGCAGGTACATTTTAACATAAAGATTTCTAGAATGTTCATACCAGAAACACATGCTTACTTATCCTCTACTGTTTTAGGGTTGAGGAGTGGCAGCCATCATAATGGCAACACAGGGGCAAGACCAAGTGCACCCTTCCGAAGTAATGTCTACCAACCAACTGAGATGACCATGATACTAAATGGTGGAGCAGTGagtatattttcataaataatacaCTGACGTATAGCAACCCTATTTCTCGCTTCTTTACTACATTTGAAAGACCAAGTGGGTGGAGATTGGTGAAAGACCGCTGTTCTCTGCCTTCTCTGTAATTTCATTGTGAATATGTAATTGTACCCCTGTTCTCAACAGTTATGTGACAATATTTGCTAATTTTACACAGCCTAATATACTGTATAGCCATAATTATTGATACAATAACAATAATCAAGTAAATTATTTGCTAGTTATTTTTATCTTGATGTTTTATTTGCTTCTACTGAACTCTCTGTTCTTATATATGTGGCTGAGAGTTCATGTCATAGTGTAACACACTGGTTTGTGTAAGTTTAATAAGCACGATCCACTTAGCATTGGAGTCCTGATCGtggttttattttgcaataaaaatggCTTAATATACAACTCCTTACATCAATCAAACACAGACAGATGAAACATTAGAATTAAATTGGCAGCTCACCATGTCCAATATTGTTTTCACTGTTCCATCTTTCAATaaaagtttctttgcaaagcCTGAATATTGGTTCTCAAAAGAATCCATATAGAAATGTGCTTAACAAAAATAGTATAATCCCACATTTATGTGTTCAGGAAATTAGTTTGAATAAGCCATTCATTCCTAACAGAATACTTCTGAAGGCTATGCAGAGCTGAATCTagtaaatatttagaaaattaagatatgaataaatcaaaagaattaaatgaaaagaattaactaattcaaagaacgaaaaaagaaataaaataatatagggcTAAATGCTCAACTGGACACCCAGggtgtctgctcagactaaccaGCCTCAACTGTtgtcctgtcaatcagacacgctgtgtcaaccaatgaaccaaagatgcctGGGGTAGGGCAAAGCCAACTtattatgttcagattgtattcgttttgaattgttacatttatatggactttgtttatatacattaaaaagttatacttttaaaggtaaatgtttaatagtattatgtttcataacaaaccaatgatttcatttaataatttaattagaattgttttaacgctaattatagtcaaactatcgcaaactgtttgacttggaaaacagtcaagtcaattttatttttatagtgcctttcacaacacacattgtttcaaagcagctttacagaagatcagcattaacagacgataaaactgtaatgtctatggatcatcattgtgtaattagataaaatacgattcttaatcgtgtttaaaaataagttattaaataataattgtattaataacccaatgagcaagctgaaggtgactgtggcaaggaacacaaaactgcataagatgttgattaatggagaaaaataaccttgggagaaaccagacttactgtgggggccagttcccctctggctaacatcatgaatataatgtaaatattactcatgtatagttaaagtcatggtttaaaattattaaactaagtaagggttaagggtcattgtttaaacattgattgtgtttgaactgtaagattaatgaccacaggctttgaagtccatcctggattaattgcagaagttaaCATAGATGCAATTTccttgttagttgactgatgaaggcttttgttggcagttaatTGATAGTCGATGTATTTCATATCAAGAGTGTAGTCTATCATTaaaccgaggtgatgcaggcagaggtcagtgagatgcatcacagttcaacctggctggtaatttcggtgaggttcggtgtggt comes from the Xyrauchen texanus isolate HMW12.3.18 chromosome 12, RBS_HiC_50CHRs, whole genome shotgun sequence genome and includes:
- the LOC127653362 gene encoding G-protein coupled receptor family C group 5 member B-like isoform X2; this encodes MVDFREMSLVHVFVLVVGLQGSLSQDEKPTVPWGCGFGFSPPYTLLCDLDALWGVVVEAVAVAGVLAAILLSVVLLCRLHSVTDTAKRSGIAPILLLLMGIIGLFGLSFVYLIEQNEILCVVRRALWGVFFSLCFSCMLAQGVRLRRLAQESRSPSGCALAGLALGLMAVQGIIATEWLLLTVLREGHPACQYQPLDFALACSYVLALLLAALITASLALCGEMRQWRCNAVWLLVSCLLSGLLWVAWVGFYIYGNQVLMKSPEWDDPVLAVALVAQGWLLLLFHAVPEAHTCMQSPPQPSAPDYFDTSQNSTCMREASLDGDIPLSHRQFVENQGYAFDENTAGLRSGSHHNGNTGARPSAPFRSNVYQPTEMTMILNGGAVPSAPPTYTGRQLW